A single Lolium perenne isolate Kyuss_39 chromosome 6, Kyuss_2.0, whole genome shotgun sequence DNA region contains:
- the LOC127310835 gene encoding tyrosine decarboxylase-like encodes MAPPHQTVYDGANQNGTVVELAAAQEKLQRPDVLNADDFRRQGKQVIELIADYYGGISDYPVHPNVTPGFLRKLLPTEAPACPEPDAFTSALQDVRDIILPGLTHWQSPRHMAHFPASSSTVGALGEALAAGINVNPFTWAASPAGTELEMVVVDWLGKALHLPNSLLFAGGGGGTLLATTGDAILCAVVAARDQKLEQIGVGRIGDLVVYCSDQTHFALVKSARIAGIRRDHCREIRTCHANMFALSPMDLHAAMKADVEAGLVPLFLCATVGTTKTGAVDPIAGLCAVAAAHDVWVHVDAAYAGSALVCPEFRHVIDGAEAAVDSFSMNAHKWLLVSNDCCAMWVKKPRTLIAALAVEQEVIMKDRASEGHDVVDYMDWNINLTRRFRALKLWLVLRCYGTDGLRDHIRSHVRIAEAFEKMVEADARFEVVTERKFSLVCFRLRSPEPEQSGGEETANALNRQLVEEVNAVTSGPYTSFANVGGIYMLRWAIGSTLTEERHVADAWKVVQERASAILCKMESINASRA; translated from the coding sequence ATGGCCCCACCGCATCAGACTGTTTACGACGGTGCAAACCAGAATGGCACCGTGGTGGAGTTAGCGGCGGCGCAAGAGAAGCTGCAGCGGCCGGACGTGCTGAACGCTGATGACTTCCGTCGCCAGGGTAAGCAGGTAATTGAGCTCATCGCCGATTACTATGGCGGCATTAGCGACTACCCCGTGCACCCCAACGTCACCCCAGGCTTCTTGCGGAAGCTGCTCCCCACGGAGGCGCCAGCATGTCCGGAGCCGGACGCGTTCACCTCGGCGCTGCAGGATGTGCGCGACATCATCCTGCCGGGGTTGACGCACTGGCAGAGTCCTCGCCACATGGCGCACTTCCCTGCGTCCAGCAGCACCGTGGGCGCCCTCGGGGAGGCGCTCGCTGCCGGCATCAACGTGAACCCGTTCACGTGGGCCGCCTCGCCGGCCGGCACTGAGcttgagatggtggtggtggactGGCTCGGCAAAGCGTTGCACCTGCCGAACAGCCTCCTGTTCGCCGGAGGTGGCGGCGGCACGCTTCTGGCCACCACGGGCGACGCTATATTGTGCGCCGTGGTGGCCGCGAGGGACCAGAAGCTTGAACAGATCGGCGTGGGGAGGATCGGCGACCTCGTCGTCTACTGCTCGGATCAAACCCACTTCGCGTTGGTCAAGTCCGCACGCATCGCCGGGATCCGGCGTGACCACTGCCGCGAGATACGCACCTGCCATGCCAACATGTTCGCGCTGTCGCCCATGGACCTGCATGCTGCCATGAAGGCGGACGTGGAGGCCGGGCTGGTGCCGCTGTTCCTGTGCGCCACGGTCGGCACCACCAAGACAGGCGCCGTCGACCCAATCGCTGGGCTGTGTGCGGTGGCGGCAGCACACGACGTGTGGGTGCACGTGGACGCGGCCTACGCGGGCTCCGCGCTCGTCTGCCCGGAGTTCCGGCACGTGATCGACGGCGCGGAGGCCGCCGTGGACTCCTTCAGCATGAACGCCCACAAGTGGCTCCTCGTCAGCAACGACTGCTGCGCGATGTGGGTGAAGAAGCCGCGCACACTCATCGCGGCGCTCGCGGTGGAGCAAGAGGTGATTATGAAAGACAGGGCGTCGGAGGGGCACGACGTGGTGGACTACATGGACTGGAACATCAACCTCACGCGCCGCTTCCGCGCGCTCAAGCTCTGGCTTGTGCTCCGCTGCTATGGCACCGATGGCCTGCGCGACCACATCCGTTCGCACGTCCGCATTGCCGAGGCGTTCGAGAAGATGGTGGAAGCCGACGCAAGGTTCGAGGTGGTGACGGAGCGCAAGTTCTCGCTGGTGTGCTTCCGCCTTCGGTCGCCGGAGCCAGAGCAGTCCGGCGGCGAGGAGACGGCCAACGCGCTCAACCGGCAACTCGTCGAGGAGGTGAATGCAGTCACTTCAGGCCCCTACACGAGCTTCGCTAATGTAGGTGGCATCTACATGCTCAGGTGGGCTATCGGAAGCACGCTCACGGAAGAGCGGCACGTCGCTGATGCGTGGAAGGTTGTTCAGGAACGAGCATCAGCTATCCTTTGCAAAATGGAAAGTATCAATGCTTCACGTGCTTAA
- the LOC127308985 gene encoding auxin-responsive protein IAA16-like isoform X2, whose product MSVSGDAYGAKEPIFCYYKIALIHLLLVSATCSTTLAAAAPVRSFRRNLASSSASKRPPADPRNGADDKTGYKGMFVKVNMDGVPIGRKVDLKAQGDYGNLSVAVDRLFRDLLAAQRDQRSCAEGNQPSITGLLDGSGVYRLVYEDDEGDQMLVGDVPWDMFIATAKRLRVPRSSDLKAPSLRAALSRKRGAADQC is encoded by the exons ATGTCAGTTAGTGGAGATGCGTATGGAGCGAAAGAGCCAATCTTCTGCTACTACAAGATTGCGCTGATTCACTTGCTTCTTGTCTCTGCGACGTGCAGCACAACGCTAGCGGCCGCGGCTCCGGTGCGCTCGTTCCGGCGGAAcctggcctcctcctcggcgtcCAAGCGGCCGCCCGCCGACCCACGCAACGGCGCCGACGACAAGACCGGCTACAAGGGCATGTTCGTGAAGGTGAACATGGACGGCGTCCCCATCGGCCGCAAGGTGGACCTAAAGGCACAGGGCGACTACGGCAACCTCTCCGTCGCCGTCGACCGCCTCTTCCGGGACCTCCTCGCCG CTCAACGGGATCAGAGGTCCTGCGCGGAGGGGAACCAGCCGTCGATCACCGGACTGCTGGACGGCAGCGGTGTGTACAGACTGGTGTACGAGGACGACGAGGGCGACCAGATGCTGGTCGGCGATGTCCCATGGGA CATGTTCATCGCCACGGCGAAGAGGCTGCGCGTGCCGCGGAGCTCGGATCTTAAAGCTCCCTCG CTACGAGCGGCGCTGAGCCGGAAGAGGGGAGCAGCTGATCAGTGCTGA
- the LOC127308985 gene encoding auxin-responsive protein IAA16-like isoform X1, with protein MSVSGDAYGAKEPIFCYYKIALIHLLLVSATCSTTLAAAAPVRSFRRNLASSSASKRPPADPRNGADDKTGYKGMFVKVNMDGVPIGRKVDLKAQGDYGNLSVAVDRLFRDLLAAQRDQRSCAEGNQPSITGLLDGSGVYRLVYEDDEGDQMLVGDVPWDRSCSMFIATAKRLRVPRSSDLKAPSLRAALSRKRGAADQC; from the exons ATGTCAGTTAGTGGAGATGCGTATGGAGCGAAAGAGCCAATCTTCTGCTACTACAAGATTGCGCTGATTCACTTGCTTCTTGTCTCTGCGACGTGCAGCACAACGCTAGCGGCCGCGGCTCCGGTGCGCTCGTTCCGGCGGAAcctggcctcctcctcggcgtcCAAGCGGCCGCCCGCCGACCCACGCAACGGCGCCGACGACAAGACCGGCTACAAGGGCATGTTCGTGAAGGTGAACATGGACGGCGTCCCCATCGGCCGCAAGGTGGACCTAAAGGCACAGGGCGACTACGGCAACCTCTCCGTCGCCGTCGACCGCCTCTTCCGGGACCTCCTCGCCG CTCAACGGGATCAGAGGTCCTGCGCGGAGGGGAACCAGCCGTCGATCACCGGACTGCTGGACGGCAGCGGTGTGTACAGACTGGTGTACGAGGACGACGAGGGCGACCAGATGCTGGTCGGCGATGTCCCATGGGA TCGTTCTTGCAGCATGTTCATCGCCACGGCGAAGAGGCTGCGCGTGCCGCGGAGCTCGGATCTTAAAGCTCCCTCG CTACGAGCGGCGCTGAGCCGGAAGAGGGGAGCAGCTGATCAGTGCTGA